Proteins encoded within one genomic window of Haloferax volcanii DS2:
- a CDS encoding AAA family ATPase: MVATSSEDIEDLIDRYRDKHDWERDKAHVQNTSKVIRQLVQAIVETGSVDEYAMRTVYNLCQNDDALQPENKKERIDNLDIDSTAKSEIKERIDEGTGIVGKGTYSVPIEGHEEEAFNLLSTAIRSDNRDEIDPAIEEFANLEIEGIQNGIISPILYFLHPTKYPISNHRSRTGMQKFFGYEMSGRLTSYLTEVEKFHEVRADYPFKNDFRHLDSFFNWVEEQESVLGEQSTKPVAEISDDANLYWVNQHNPPEIEEEYLRAKTDGLWHHNLDKLSIGDVVFHNFDNELIGISTVIENAETYTSRDEEYYRVEVDLRSFGEPVPVDDDLKKRLGQDQYRTEKYYSIDKNGNLNEAYLANLSRSAAEFLLSQVDSIEESETPVETSGSPRRIWQITPARGGEYWGTWMQHGIASIGYGLDHKVTNDVADIDDVDELSDGELVEIAAEAGDNHGRGMAYRFQYEIDEGDVIIAKQGRTSESDIIYGIGIVTAAHREKSYPEINHSDVVSVDWKVTFGESGVDIDVGSDSDSIKTYTLDTLDPEYYRDLTSELADKGDVDRDELLALVFDELSQDDEGETTDEGTNHYWISANPSIWKVESIEDGDEVFYTAYNRKGNKRRIFGAFEEASPGDKVLFYESQPVQAIVAEGTIREGLHKDEHEEYDEPVDGITIEYSRAMETISWDQLTAVPDLEDASPIRNRAQGSLFPLTEDEFETILALEDPIEDGVSQDAINQLKTKLTSPEVDVSIPNSLYFDDADRLRREIEASLRSGKHLIFTGPPGTGKTKLAKAICESATTHEQVDDYRFTTATSEWTAFDTIGGYVPSTGDGGQELLFEPRLFLKCFRQDRVVNEWLIIDEINRSDIDKAFGQLFSVLSGDSTELPYERDRTVELRSLSNSTTDEELAEIIGNPDAFPVTPSWRLIATMNTYDKTSLYEMSYAFMRRFNFVHVGVPPLTTDDGVRTSLLDPDGTDNYATAWLADDESLRPILADVYPVVAVLWQRINEHRVIGPSIVYDIIRYLGSYDDAGGSRKDALTSAVVSLVYPQLEGMRPEQQKQLIRSLTDQNVATENGPVTLDLDKSLLQQKAADFFGITFDDDA; the protein is encoded by the coding sequence ATGGTTGCTACTTCGTCTGAGGATATTGAAGACCTAATCGACCGATACCGTGACAAACACGACTGGGAGCGAGACAAAGCTCACGTTCAGAATACTTCTAAGGTAATCCGTCAATTGGTACAGGCCATCGTCGAGACGGGATCTGTCGACGAGTACGCCATGCGCACAGTGTACAACCTGTGCCAGAACGATGACGCTCTCCAACCAGAGAACAAGAAGGAACGAATTGACAATCTCGACATCGATTCCACCGCGAAGTCCGAGATTAAGGAGCGGATTGATGAAGGGACAGGTATCGTTGGGAAAGGAACATACTCGGTGCCAATTGAAGGCCATGAGGAAGAGGCATTTAACCTCCTTTCAACCGCGATCAGGTCCGATAATCGTGATGAGATTGACCCCGCGATAGAAGAATTCGCCAACCTCGAAATTGAAGGGATACAAAACGGAATTATCTCCCCAATCCTCTACTTCCTCCATCCAACAAAATACCCGATCAGTAACCACCGCTCACGAACGGGTATGCAGAAGTTCTTTGGCTATGAGATGTCCGGTCGACTCACTTCTTATCTAACTGAGGTCGAGAAATTCCATGAAGTTCGTGCGGACTATCCGTTCAAAAACGACTTTCGACATCTGGATAGCTTCTTCAATTGGGTTGAGGAACAGGAATCGGTCTTAGGTGAGCAATCTACGAAGCCAGTCGCAGAGATATCTGATGATGCCAATCTCTATTGGGTGAATCAACATAACCCACCAGAAATCGAGGAAGAGTATCTCAGAGCCAAGACTGACGGACTTTGGCATCACAATTTAGATAAGTTATCCATCGGTGACGTGGTCTTCCATAACTTCGATAACGAACTGATAGGCATTTCGACCGTTATCGAGAATGCCGAGACGTACACATCCCGAGATGAAGAATACTATCGGGTTGAGGTTGATCTACGCTCGTTTGGAGAACCAGTACCTGTTGACGACGACTTGAAAAAGAGGCTCGGACAGGATCAATATCGGACTGAAAAGTACTACTCCATCGATAAGAACGGTAACCTCAATGAAGCCTATCTGGCGAACCTATCCCGATCTGCAGCGGAGTTTCTCCTGAGTCAGGTAGACTCAATTGAGGAGTCTGAAACCCCTGTGGAAACTTCAGGATCTCCAAGAAGGATCTGGCAAATCACCCCCGCGAGAGGCGGCGAATATTGGGGTACGTGGATGCAACATGGAATTGCGTCCATCGGATACGGACTCGATCATAAGGTGACGAACGATGTAGCGGACATCGACGATGTCGATGAGCTGTCTGATGGAGAACTCGTCGAAATCGCCGCGGAGGCCGGCGACAACCATGGTCGTGGTATGGCATACCGCTTCCAGTACGAAATCGACGAGGGCGATGTGATAATCGCCAAACAGGGACGTACCTCAGAATCCGATATTATCTATGGGATCGGTATCGTTACGGCTGCCCACCGTGAGAAGAGCTATCCTGAAATCAACCATTCAGACGTCGTCAGCGTTGACTGGAAGGTGACTTTTGGGGAAAGTGGGGTGGATATTGATGTTGGTAGTGATTCCGATTCGATCAAGACGTACACACTAGATACCCTTGATCCAGAGTACTACCGCGACCTCACGTCAGAACTCGCCGACAAAGGAGATGTAGATCGCGACGAACTCCTTGCCCTCGTCTTTGATGAGCTATCTCAGGATGATGAGGGTGAAACGACGGACGAAGGCACGAACCATTACTGGATTTCAGCGAATCCTTCGATTTGGAAAGTCGAAAGCATCGAAGACGGTGATGAGGTTTTCTATACGGCGTATAATCGAAAGGGGAACAAACGTCGAATCTTTGGAGCGTTTGAGGAGGCGTCTCCTGGTGACAAGGTGCTGTTCTATGAGTCCCAGCCCGTCCAAGCCATCGTGGCAGAAGGAACAATTCGGGAAGGGCTCCACAAAGATGAACACGAAGAGTACGATGAACCGGTCGACGGAATCACTATTGAGTACAGCCGAGCTATGGAAACTATATCGTGGGATCAGCTTACCGCAGTCCCGGATCTGGAGGATGCCTCTCCAATCAGAAACCGAGCACAAGGAAGCCTCTTCCCCCTTACCGAAGACGAGTTCGAAACCATCCTCGCACTAGAGGATCCGATTGAAGACGGTGTCTCACAGGACGCCATTAATCAACTCAAAACAAAACTCACTTCTCCGGAGGTCGATGTCTCGATTCCCAACAGTCTCTACTTCGATGATGCTGACCGACTTCGACGCGAGATCGAAGCTTCACTCCGGTCTGGAAAGCACCTCATCTTTACCGGACCACCGGGCACCGGGAAGACAAAACTAGCAAAGGCAATCTGTGAATCCGCTACGACCCACGAGCAAGTCGACGATTACAGGTTCACGACTGCGACCTCTGAATGGACTGCGTTTGATACGATTGGTGGATATGTTCCTTCTACGGGCGACGGTGGACAGGAACTCCTGTTCGAACCCCGGCTTTTCCTCAAGTGTTTCCGGCAAGACCGAGTCGTCAACGAGTGGCTCATCATCGACGAAATCAATCGATCAGACATCGACAAAGCCTTCGGACAGCTCTTTTCCGTTCTGTCTGGCGATTCAACCGAACTCCCATACGAACGCGATCGAACCGTCGAACTTCGCTCACTTTCCAATTCAACAACTGACGAAGAGCTCGCCGAAATTATTGGGAACCCAGACGCCTTCCCGGTTACCCCTTCGTGGCGGCTAATTGCTACAATGAACACGTACGACAAAACCTCGCTGTACGAAATGTCGTACGCATTTATGCGCCGTTTCAACTTCGTCCACGTCGGCGTTCCACCGCTCACCACCGATGACGGGGTCCGAACCTCACTCCTCGATCCAGACGGGACTGACAATTACGCGACTGCGTGGCTCGCCGATGATGAGTCTCTCCGACCAATTCTCGCAGACGTGTACCCTGTCGTAGCAGTTCTGTGGCAACGTATCAATGAACATCGCGTCATCGGTCCCTCTATCGTGTACGATATCATCCGGTATCTCGGCTCATACGATGACGCCGGCGGATCACGGAAAGACGCGCTCACGTCCGCTGTCGTTTCCCTCGTCTACCCGCAATTGGAGGGTATGAGACCAGAACAGCAGAAACAATTGATTCGGTCACTCACCGATCAGAACGTCGCTACCGAAAACGGACCTGTAACACTTGATCTTGACAAGTCGTTACTCCAGCAAAAAGCGGCTGACTTCTTCGGTATCACGTTCGACGATGACGCATAG
- a CDS encoding phospholipase D-like domain-containing protein codes for MGSDEGGNPDWSDYSDVLDNREYDVAKRANALAPEAETVRIAVGYFYLGGFDLLKENLRSTERVEILIGTDTDQRTIDELERGFAEDLEEYDRAEAQEGINRLYELIQEEKVDVRVYDDSRFHPKLYLFEHPAGSPDLGRAIIGSSNLSASGLRGNVELNVEKKDNNTIRYLGEWFEEIWEEASEFDKDLMSAEIEESQFGENLPDTSEGGTSVAEVETISPYEATKRFIVEQFSRDVREGTLLQDITGDYEEQLTAFQQDAFRAARRPLEKYNGVVLADSVGLGKSYIGAPLVQEYTSSRDDVLIIAPNRLERMWMRDLLDADTGEFPTTAEKTFMSFNKLSRLSEKEIQRLRGVDLILVDEAHNLRNTGTQRYDKLQSIGRKGKKFVMLTATPIHNSVRDVDNLIKVFADDDDFDIELKGLSPSEIFKQYDRLSSEEDKSAGTQSRLSDLEELIESIMREVIISRDRKYILENYEEVTIGDRAISVPDRNPRLITPDDPRLDELYSDIVDTVIGSDDSENSGLNIPYVSADRYDADGDEEEELIIEYQNASILMLINLLKRLESSLAAFETSVERLMERERITRHIATGDLDDAKNRSDAVEQIRDTFEDDFAKDIDFEEVAEALNRVSPSKRDEIVADIDEDLQELDRIKRQAQNALQTKEDGRTKDAKAERLRGLIDRELSDEKVLIFSQYVPTITHLFEQLTGENPAHTNVATLGQDPSNPTVGFVHGGSGYDERIVERFAPEAQEADVTPGEEIDILFATDVLGVGPSVLV; via the coding sequence ATGGGATCTGACGAAGGAGGCAATCCGGACTGGTCCGACTACTCTGACGTCCTTGACAACCGCGAGTATGATGTCGCCAAGCGAGCGAACGCTCTCGCGCCTGAAGCCGAGACAGTTCGTATCGCCGTTGGCTACTTCTATCTCGGTGGTTTCGACCTCCTGAAGGAGAATCTCCGAAGCACCGAACGCGTTGAGATCCTCATCGGGACCGACACTGACCAGCGCACTATTGACGAACTTGAACGCGGATTCGCTGAAGACCTAGAGGAGTACGACCGCGCCGAGGCCCAAGAGGGGATTAATCGACTTTACGAGCTCATTCAGGAGGAAAAGGTGGATGTTCGAGTGTATGATGACAGTCGCTTCCACCCAAAACTCTATCTCTTCGAGCATCCGGCGGGTTCCCCGGATCTTGGCCGGGCGATTATCGGCTCTTCAAACCTCTCCGCTAGCGGTCTCCGCGGAAATGTCGAACTGAACGTCGAAAAGAAGGACAACAACACGATCCGGTATCTCGGCGAGTGGTTCGAGGAAATCTGGGAGGAGGCCAGCGAATTCGACAAGGACCTGATGTCTGCCGAGATAGAGGAGTCGCAGTTCGGAGAGAACCTGCCGGACACCTCTGAGGGAGGTACATCGGTCGCAGAGGTGGAAACGATTTCACCGTACGAAGCGACGAAGCGGTTTATTGTCGAGCAGTTTTCCCGAGACGTCCGAGAGGGCACCCTACTCCAGGACATCACTGGCGATTACGAAGAACAACTCACAGCGTTCCAGCAGGACGCATTCAGAGCAGCGCGTCGCCCGCTCGAAAAATACAACGGCGTCGTATTAGCTGACAGCGTCGGTTTGGGGAAGTCGTACATCGGTGCCCCACTCGTGCAGGAATACACAAGCTCCCGAGATGATGTTCTCATCATCGCTCCCAACCGACTGGAACGGATGTGGATGCGGGACCTCCTTGATGCGGACACCGGCGAATTTCCGACAACCGCTGAGAAGACCTTTATGAGTTTCAATAAACTCTCCCGTCTGTCTGAAAAGGAGATTCAACGGCTCCGCGGAGTTGATTTGATTCTCGTCGACGAAGCCCACAACCTCCGAAATACTGGAACACAGCGCTACGACAAACTCCAGTCAATCGGTCGAAAGGGCAAGAAGTTCGTGATGCTCACTGCGACGCCGATCCACAACTCCGTTCGAGACGTGGACAATCTGATCAAGGTGTTTGCTGACGACGACGACTTCGACATTGAGCTGAAGGGTTTGTCACCGAGCGAGATTTTCAAACAGTACGACCGCCTCTCCAGCGAGGAGGACAAATCTGCAGGCACTCAGAGTCGGCTTTCGGACCTCGAAGAACTCATTGAGTCAATTATGCGGGAGGTCATTATTTCGAGGGACCGGAAGTACATCCTCGAAAATTACGAGGAGGTCACCATTGGAGACCGGGCGATTAGCGTCCCTGATCGAAATCCGCGTCTTATCACACCGGACGACCCTCGTCTCGACGAACTCTATAGTGACATCGTCGATACAGTCATCGGGTCAGATGACTCCGAGAACTCTGGATTGAATATTCCCTACGTTAGCGCAGATCGGTATGACGCTGACGGGGACGAGGAAGAGGAGCTAATCATTGAGTACCAGAATGCGAGCATTCTGATGCTCATCAATCTCCTCAAACGTCTTGAGAGCAGCCTTGCCGCGTTCGAGACTTCTGTTGAACGTCTTATGGAACGAGAGCGCATCACACGTCACATCGCTACTGGTGACTTGGATGATGCGAAAAACCGGAGTGACGCCGTTGAACAGATACGGGATACATTTGAAGACGACTTCGCCAAAGATATTGACTTTGAGGAGGTCGCAGAAGCCCTCAATAGAGTCAGCCCCTCGAAAAGAGACGAGATCGTAGCAGATATTGACGAGGACCTTCAGGAACTTGACCGTATAAAACGGCAAGCACAGAACGCACTCCAGACTAAAGAAGACGGTCGCACTAAAGACGCTAAGGCGGAACGTCTGCGTGGGTTAATTGATCGAGAGCTATCGGACGAGAAGGTTCTCATATTCAGCCAGTACGTACCCACGATCACGCACCTCTTCGAGCAACTAACTGGCGAGAATCCAGCGCACACCAACGTTGCTACGCTTGGTCAGGATCCGAGTAACCCTACTGTCGGATTTGTTCACGGGGGCAGTGGGTACGATGAGAGGATCGTTGAGCGATTCGCTCCAGAAGCCCAAGAAGCCGATGTCACCCCCGGCGAAGAGATTGACATCCTGTTTGCAACCGACGTACTAGGGGTCGGACCATCCGTTCTAGTTTAA
- a CDS encoding Eco57I restriction-modification methylase domain-containing protein yields the protein MVEIPSGIKRNQGGNDWYEAHLVDENGDGIIRYIELEASGDSPAFSDLKRHLKRHGSPINELFTVIAYRKSDEGPLTSPLNDDITFLHIEEQFSSEDVEVTFDLNYFTVKRFGVEPAYLDYLDDLSVDSGQGRASLEGDVEEVFSIREITRSFYQDFGEIFREDLQDAIHGLKDPEENLNAYTRTVVNRVLFLLFIEEKKWLDGDVDYVENKYEEVAEDPDMHVYEDFFEPLFFEALSEEGTTESDTLGRIPFLNGGLFERKDIEKNVEIDEVFFDKLLSPEKNSSGNPEGLLRRYKISLRESNPSEQELVVDPEFIGRIFEMFMQKDDRADLGAFYTPKPITSYMTKNALKQHLLGQTDITNEEAVSLVTDHTTPESLSDSQIEAIDEALRSATVLDPAVGSGAFIIAMLEELVAVSEALDSSRGDDRSRFQLKKEFIADTLYGVDIDAAGIEMCKFRVWLHLMQDLKHVSHEEFLEANQKFALPNLGFKFFVGNSLVGEYDPTRVDVSSYQETLTGGLNSTLNEIHKTRKEFQTAHGKNKDRLSDQLEKLTTELETQLAVKEKGGWMTEAAEAADSTFTWTTNIPEVILDGGFDIVIGNPPYEGQEGAEYKGELGDFYSEKEGFRYYSKTDLFQFFVHRGYELANSDGVFTYIMSDTFFTQINKTDVRSTLLDELDELTRVNPDAFDASVETAIFSLSKSGNKSNEVRLNDSYDVDIKSYPQLLTPIDYDESYSVSIGEVSYETKRSNLGEHTIYQLNRELYRKSINNSFFTPTELNTEIFGEFIAPFNSVYDRWQNEIADTSNLEKSLPEVESLIQETSPGEILPFGLLTVGGQGISMRTNKDFIHVLEGTKKAKRIEEEDSYSRSKLYKTVKEEKVIHDASQLSEEEKLHGVANDANRTFVKVTRESKSRDLYFCPTDEFVDWSRDNVDKLKDQGVPRNDQYYLNQGIATKQGGGVRNLECRMIEPSVFTNTNLVFFSIDEEKADLKYMMAILNSTFSGYIAKNFLNRIGLSTRDVRRLPIKIPDDDEKEKIVGLVEDAIQIQKKRPDVLDDPDMDAIEEIDRELDEAVAELYGVDLERLENGI from the coding sequence ATGGTCGAGATCCCTAGTGGGATAAAGCGCAACCAAGGAGGGAACGATTGGTACGAAGCACACTTAGTTGATGAGAATGGTGACGGCATCATTCGATACATCGAACTCGAAGCATCTGGGGATAGCCCCGCGTTTAGCGATCTGAAGCGACACTTGAAACGACACGGGAGCCCCATCAACGAACTATTCACTGTCATTGCATATAGAAAATCTGACGAGGGACCACTGACCAGCCCCCTGAACGATGATATTACGTTCCTTCATATTGAGGAGCAGTTCTCTTCAGAAGACGTTGAGGTGACCTTCGATCTCAACTACTTCACGGTCAAACGATTCGGCGTCGAACCTGCGTATCTCGACTATCTTGACGACCTCTCCGTGGACTCTGGACAGGGTCGAGCGAGTCTCGAAGGCGATGTTGAGGAAGTCTTCTCCATTCGGGAGATCACGCGGAGCTTCTACCAGGATTTCGGGGAGATATTCCGCGAGGATCTTCAGGATGCGATTCACGGCTTAAAGGATCCGGAGGAGAACCTCAATGCATACACGCGAACGGTCGTCAATCGAGTCCTATTCTTGCTGTTTATTGAGGAGAAGAAGTGGCTTGACGGGGATGTGGACTACGTCGAGAACAAGTACGAAGAGGTGGCCGAAGATCCTGATATGCACGTCTACGAAGATTTCTTCGAGCCGTTGTTCTTCGAAGCACTCTCAGAGGAAGGGACGACTGAGTCCGACACACTCGGTCGAATACCCTTCCTCAACGGCGGACTCTTTGAGCGCAAGGACATAGAGAAGAATGTCGAAATCGACGAGGTATTCTTCGATAAACTCCTCAGCCCAGAAAAGAACAGCTCCGGTAACCCAGAGGGGCTCCTCCGACGATACAAGATCTCCCTGCGCGAGTCGAACCCAAGCGAGCAGGAACTCGTTGTTGACCCAGAGTTCATCGGGCGCATCTTTGAGATGTTTATGCAGAAGGACGACCGCGCTGATCTGGGTGCATTCTACACACCGAAGCCGATTACCTCCTATATGACAAAAAATGCTCTTAAGCAGCACTTGCTGGGGCAGACGGACATCACAAACGAGGAGGCGGTATCGCTAGTAACCGATCACACTACACCTGAGTCCCTCTCTGACAGCCAGATTGAGGCCATCGACGAGGCACTCCGTTCCGCGACCGTATTAGACCCAGCGGTAGGTAGCGGTGCGTTCATTATCGCTATGCTGGAGGAGCTTGTCGCGGTATCAGAGGCGCTGGACTCCAGCCGTGGCGACGACCGAAGTCGATTCCAACTCAAGAAGGAATTTATTGCAGACACTCTCTACGGTGTCGACATTGATGCTGCCGGCATCGAAATGTGTAAATTTCGAGTTTGGCTCCACCTGATGCAGGATCTCAAGCATGTGAGTCACGAGGAGTTCCTTGAGGCCAACCAGAAGTTCGCCCTGCCAAACCTTGGATTCAAGTTCTTTGTCGGGAATAGCCTCGTCGGCGAATACGACCCGACACGTGTGGACGTTAGTTCCTACCAAGAGACGCTAACTGGCGGACTCAATAGTACGCTAAACGAAATTCACAAGACGCGGAAGGAGTTCCAGACTGCACACGGCAAGAATAAGGACCGCCTTAGCGATCAGTTGGAAAAGCTCACAACGGAACTGGAAACTCAGTTAGCTGTGAAAGAGAAGGGAGGCTGGATGACTGAAGCGGCAGAAGCAGCGGACTCTACCTTTACGTGGACTACGAATATCCCGGAGGTGATTCTGGACGGTGGCTTTGATATCGTCATTGGAAACCCACCGTACGAGGGTCAGGAAGGAGCAGAATACAAGGGCGAACTTGGAGATTTCTACTCGGAAAAAGAAGGGTTCAGGTACTACTCTAAAACAGATCTTTTCCAATTTTTCGTCCACCGTGGATACGAGCTCGCCAATAGCGATGGAGTATTCACATACATAATGTCGGATACCTTCTTCACCCAAATAAACAAAACTGACGTTCGATCCACTCTACTTGACGAGTTGGACGAACTGACTCGGGTGAACCCGGATGCCTTTGATGCATCCGTGGAGACAGCAATATTCTCACTGAGTAAGTCCGGCAACAAGTCGAACGAAGTACGACTCAACGATAGCTATGATGTCGATATTAAGTCATATCCGCAATTGTTGACGCCTATTGACTACGATGAATCGTACTCTGTCTCAATCGGAGAAGTATCGTATGAGACCAAGCGATCAAATCTAGGGGAACACACCATCTATCAGTTGAATAGGGAACTCTATAGAAAGTCGATAAATAACTCATTCTTTACCCCAACAGAGCTTAACACCGAGATATTCGGAGAATTCATCGCGCCGTTTAATTCAGTCTACGACCGCTGGCAAAATGAGATCGCAGACACATCAAACCTTGAAAAAAGTCTGCCAGAGGTAGAATCCCTGATACAAGAGACAAGTCCCGGAGAAATTCTCCCCTTCGGCCTGCTGACTGTCGGTGGACAGGGTATCTCAATGAGAACGAATAAGGACTTTATCCACGTATTAGAGGGGACAAAAAAGGCCAAACGAATTGAGGAGGAAGATTCCTATAGCCGGAGTAAACTCTACAAGACGGTCAAAGAAGAGAAGGTTATACACGATGCCAGTCAGCTCTCTGAGGAAGAGAAGTTACATGGCGTTGCTAATGATGCTAACCGGACCTTCGTGAAGGTGACAAGGGAAAGCAAAAGTCGTGATCTCTATTTCTGTCCGACTGACGAGTTCGTGGACTGGTCGCGCGATAACGTCGATAAGCTCAAGGATCAAGGAGTTCCTCGGAACGACCAGTACTACCTGAATCAGGGAATCGCAACGAAGCAAGGAGGTGGTGTCAGAAATCTGGAGTGCCGGATGATTGAGCCATCTGTGTTTACGAATACAAATCTTGTCTTCTTCAGTATCGACGAGGAGAAAGCTGACCTGAAGTATATGATGGCCATCCTCAACTCCACTTTCTCCGGATATATCGCTAAGAATTTCCTCAATCGAATCGGGCTATCGACACGGGACGTGCGTCGTCTCCCGATCAAAATCCCGGACGACGACGAGAAGGAGAAAATAGTCGGGTTGGTGGAAGATGCGATTCAAATCCAGAAAAAGCGACCCGACGTTTTAGACGACCCCGATATGGACGCCATCGAAGAGATAGACCGAGAGCTTGACGAGGCTGTCGCAGAGCTCTACGGAGTTGATCTGGAGAGGCTCGAAAATGGGATCTGA
- a CDS encoding IS4 family transposase, whose product MGSMTYSPPDSVIVDRIQRAFPSDELRERARATNLVQRERKFDIVALFYTLSFGFAAGSDRSLQAFLERYVEMADCDELSYASFHDWFEPGFVALLREILDDAIENLDTGREDLNGRLERFRDVLIADATIVSLYQDAADIYTATGDHQAELKLHLTESLSTGLPTRFRTTDGTTHERSQLPTGEWVADALILLDLGFYDFWLFDRIDKNDGWFVSRVKDDANFEIVEELRTWRGNSIPLEGESLQAVLDDLQRQEIDVRITLSFERKRGSGASATRTFRLVGLRNEKTDEYHLYLTNLARESYSAPDIAQLYRARWEVELLFKELKSRFGLDEIKTTDGYIIEALIIMAAISLMMSRVIVDELRSLEARQREGEAAADADSSASRLPRRRCSLAVERHGHLIQLYLMVELGYELPDLDELLLWASRNPNPHRDRLREQVERGEFGFDRY is encoded by the coding sequence GTGGGAAGTATGACCTACAGCCCACCGGATTCGGTCATAGTTGACCGGATTCAAAGAGCGTTTCCCTCTGATGAGTTGCGCGAGCGCGCTCGCGCAACGAATCTCGTCCAACGAGAGCGGAAATTCGACATCGTTGCGCTGTTCTACACACTCTCGTTTGGCTTCGCTGCTGGCTCAGACCGCTCTCTCCAAGCATTTCTCGAACGCTACGTCGAGATGGCTGACTGTGACGAACTCTCCTACGCATCGTTCCACGACTGGTTCGAACCAGGATTCGTTGCACTCCTTCGAGAGATTCTCGATGACGCAATCGAGAATCTCGATACCGGACGAGAAGATTTGAACGGCCGTCTCGAACGCTTTCGAGACGTCCTCATTGCTGACGCAACCATCGTTTCGCTGTACCAGGACGCCGCTGATATCTACACAGCAACCGGCGACCATCAAGCCGAACTGAAACTTCACCTCACCGAATCTCTCTCGACTGGGCTCCCGACACGATTCCGGACAACCGATGGGACGACTCATGAACGGAGTCAGCTACCCACCGGCGAGTGGGTAGCTGACGCCCTCATTCTCCTTGATTTGGGCTTTTACGACTTCTGGCTGTTCGACCGCATCGACAAGAACGACGGTTGGTTCGTCTCTCGTGTCAAAGACGACGCGAACTTCGAGATTGTCGAAGAACTGCGAACGTGGCGAGGCAACAGCATTCCGCTGGAAGGAGAGTCGCTGCAGGCCGTCCTCGACGACCTGCAGCGACAGGAGATCGACGTCCGCATCACGCTCTCGTTCGAGCGCAAACGAGGGTCGGGCGCCAGCGCGACCCGGACGTTTCGACTGGTCGGACTACGTAACGAGAAGACCGACGAGTATCATCTGTATCTGACGAATCTGGCGAGAGAAAGCTACAGCGCGCCCGATATCGCGCAGCTCTATCGGGCGCGCTGGGAGGTCGAACTGCTGTTCAAGGAGTTGAAGTCGCGGTTCGGCTTGGACGAGATCAAGACGACCGACGGCTACATCATCGAGGCGCTGATCATCATGGCCGCAATTTCGTTGATGATGAGTCGTGTAATCGTGGATGAGTTGCGGTCACTTGAGGCAAGACAGCGAGAGGGCGAAGCCGCCGCAGACGCCGACTCGTCGGCGTCGCGGCTCCCTCGGCGTCGCTGTTCGCTCGCCGTGGAACGCCACGGTCATCTGATCCAACTGTATCTCATGGTTGAGCTGGGCTACGAACTGCCGGATTTGGACGAGCTGTTGCTGTGGGCGTCACGAAATCCAAATCCACACAGAGATCGGTTACGTGAGCAGGTTGAACGAGGTGAGTTCGGCTTTGATCGCTACTAA